The Zerene cesonia ecotype Mississippi chromosome 4, Zerene_cesonia_1.1, whole genome shotgun sequence sequence AAAGActatatttcaatatgtacGGATTATTCAAaggatgtattttatattcatgtcATAATAAAGTTTGTAGCTATAAGGTCATAATTACGTGTCGAGTTGAATTTTAACGGTCTTACGGCGAAGGTTTTCGTCTTTNNNNNNNNNNNNNNNNNNNNNNNNNNNNNNNNNNNNNNNNNNNNNNNNNNNNNNNNNNNNNNNNNNNNNNNNNNNNNNNNNNNNNNNNNNNNNNNNNNNNNNNNNNNNNNNNNNNNNNNNNNNNNNNNNNNNNNNNNNNNNNNNNNNNNNNNNNNNNNNNNNNNNNNNNNNNNNNNNNNNNNNNNNNNNNNNNNNNNNNNNNNNNNNNNNNNNNNNNNNNNNNNNNNNNNNNNNNNNNNNNNNNNNNNNNNNNNNNNNNNNNNNNNNNNNNNNNNNNNNNNNNNNNNNNNNNNNNNNNNNNNNNNNNNNNNNNNNNNNNNNNNNNNNNNNNNNNNNNNNNNNNNNNNNNNNNNNNNNNNNNNNNNNNNNNNNNNNNNNNNNNNNNNNNNNNNNNNNNNNNNNNNNNNNNNNNNNNNNNNNNNNNNNNNNNNNNNNNNNNNNNNNNNNNNNNNNNNNNNNNNNNNNNNNNNNNNNNNNNNNNNNNNNNNNNNNNNNNNNNNNNNNNNNNNNNNNNNNNNNNNNNNNNNNNNNNNNNNNNNNNNNNNNNNNNNNNNNNNNNNNNNNNNNNNNNNNNNNNNNNNNNNNNNNNNNNNNNNNNNNNNNNNNNNNNNNNNNNNNNNNNNNNNNNNNNNNNNNNNNNNNNNNNNNNNNNNNNNNNNNNNNNNNNNNNNNNNNNNNNNNNNNNNNNNNNNNNNNNNNNNNNNNNNNNNNNNNNNNNNNNNNNNNNNNNNNNNNNNNNNNNNNNNNNNNNNNNNNNNNNNNNNNNNNNNNNNNNNNNNNNNNNNNNNNNNNNNNNNNNNNNNNNNNNNNNNNNNNNNNNNNNNNNNNNNNNNNNNNNNNNNNNNNNNNNNNNNNNNNNNNNNNNNNNNNNNNNNNNNNNNNNNNNNNNNNNNNNNNNNNNNNNNNNNNNNNNNNNNNNNNNNNNNNNNNNNNNNNNNNNNNNNNNNNNNNNNNNNNNNNNNNNNNNNNNNNNNNNNNNNNNNNNNNNNNNNNNNNNNNNCCCTCCCCTCAGAGCGCGTGCGCTACCCATGCCGAGCCGGCCGGCAACTCAGTCTACCGCCGCGCCGCGACATAGCCGCACGCACGTTACGCTACAAAACGCGGCATCCACACGATCGAACGTGCTTTTTTTTACCCAGTGACACTACGAGAGGGCAACCTCTCGCTACCGCCAAGATTGCTTCACAAGTGGAAATGCCGTCGAGCCTCTTCGGAGAGCTGGGAGGTGGACTCGTCGAGGATCAGCGCGCGTTTCAGCTCGCCCTCGAGCTGAGCATGCTTAACTTCGGCGAAACTCTGCCGTCGACCAACCCATTGGCCAGCCCGCTCGGCTTCGCGCCGCCGCCTGATGACCGCACCAAGAAATCGCAAAACATGACCGAGTGCGTCCCAGTGCCGTCTTCCGAACACGTCGCAGAAATCGTCGGTAGACAAGGTAGGTTGAGCTTTGAGGTTATGTCGCCGGCTGTTACCCTGTTCACTCCACCCTTATGTAAGGGCGCACGTGCGATATAGGTTATGTTCGATCTATCTACCGGCTTGCCCAATTCGCGTAACAGTTAAACCgtcaattttttgtttgtttacccTCGCAAATATGTCGCTGTGTTGTGTCGCGTAGTGCGCATTTCGTAGATATTTACGTAGACGTACGTAGCTTATTGCACGTAGAATGCACTcggcatataaatattaatgtgtaaataattgcATGTCGCTAGTTCCCATGACTTCTATGTCTATGAGCGCCGTCCTTACTTGTGTAGACTATATGAAAAAAGTTGAATCTTCTAATTAAAAGGTACCGTTAGCAAAAAATGGTCTCAAGGGAtgtgggttttttttaagagGGTCGGGGTGAAAAAATTCCGACAAAGCCCTCGACGCTGCCTTATCTGAGACTAATTTCTCTAAATGTGCATTAGATTTGAGCGAAAAAGTTAATTTCGTGGTtgatttcaaagaaaaattattcgtTCAAATGCAGGTATTTAtgtcagaaaaaaaattgatctaCCCATGCTTAGTGAAAAAAAGTAGAAATGGATGTGCATTATTTAGTGGACGTACTTTTGTATAGAATTAGTCTCGTGTTTTTTAAAGAcctaaatataagtaaattcgCCGGAAAAATCGTAATTTCGATATCATTCATAGTTTTTGAACTCGATATGGCAATATTTGTGatcaaatcaatatttaatttgtatataaagtaattacGTATGTCTATATATCctgttcattattaaaaatgcccACAGATAATACTAATAAGTAGAAGCAATAAAGTATGCATGCAGTTCGTTGCGCGTGCGCATGTTGACAGTTTAATAATAGATGACTGCACGTATGTAATAACTTATCTAAATAATGGCTTAGCAATTTTAGTCTAGATTCTAATAAAAACCTAACAGATTATATACTTCGTTGAGgtttattactaattattacttatggaacgtttatattttctcatatttCTGACCACCTATGATTTAATAATCTGGGAGTTATAATATCATCTGTAAatgtcaataattattaactatcaAAAATGGCAAGTACATCTCTTCTCACGAATTCACTAATGTAATGTTGCGGactaaattacataatacaatactttatatataagaatataatgatattgatagataatgatataaatgtaatgatagattttttaaataaatgttacgtCGATGAGTATAaagatgaaaatattaaataaagattatttcaaattttataaacattggtTGAAGCTTTCATGTAAGTCGAAACGCAAGCATTGAAAgtgcaaaaaaacaaattacactTGCAACCATGTCGTTGTAAGTTCCACGACAATAATGCCTTAAAACGCTCCCAACAACGTCCGCCCTTTGTTGTGACATGGTTCCATGTAcagaaatattaatgtagGTTAGCCTATATTTAGATGGTAGTTTTAATGTTTCGCTTTCGTGTATTTTCACTGTTTCTTTTATGAACGCGTATTTGATTTGTGATTGTGTGGATTTAGCGTTCTCCTTTGGTTGTTCTCTGTCGCTCATGGCGGAATTTGAAcgaatagttaaatataatattcagtcAGCTAACTGACTTTCCACTTGAAATATATGTAGCGTAgttgtgttttaaaatgtaaaatggcAAGATCACCTttacagtataaataaaaggaacatttattttacatttcgaATACAGAACACTGCACGTCAAATACTACACGGCGTACAGGTttttacattatgtattactcactaaagaatttttgaatgaaGTAATTTCTTGTGCCTACTATCAGaaaaaaacttctttagaatacGTTTCTTTACTGCAATCCAACTGGCAGAAATTCAATACAACAAGCCCTTTCATCTGGAAGGGACTTTTATTAATCTCAAGTACCTGACGAGTACCTACAAGTTCATATTGCGTTAAACCTATTGTTATTATGATTGCATCAAAGACGTCTTACCATTTCTTTGTGGAATCTCTGGATGTTTTTGTGCCGCTATTGTTTGTACGTTTTTCTGTATTCACCTCAAAGCTCAGACTCGATAAACCGCCCAAGTACAATACCACTTTGATTGTTATAATGCATTATCAATTTTCCGGATTACATTATTAGATTGTGATggaaactataaaaattggAGTCTTTTTTTGCATActgtatgataatattatttaggtgAATATagttcattataaaatgttataagtaaTACTCAAAGTTTGAGAAACACGCTTtagacattaataattatagaaaccCATTTAACTGTTTTAATATGCACTTTACACAACGTATTATTAGCGTGcagattcataaaaataataaaacaaaaattggcgcatttaatgaattaattaaataagtcaGCCATGTGTTTGATTTCGCGAACAAAATAGACCGGGAGATGGTGACACAAATTACTAGGTCATTTGTACCAGTATGGCAGTTCTTCAGTGGTCTAATTACGTAANNNNNNNNNNNNNNNNNNNNNNNNNNNNNNNNNNNNNNNNNNNNNNNNNNNNNNNNNNNNNNNNNNNNNNNNNNNNNNNNNNNNNNNNNNNNNNNNNNNNNNNNNNNNNNNNNNNNN is a genomic window containing:
- the LOC119839761 gene encoding RNA-binding protein MEX3B-like, whose product is MPSSLFGELGGGLVEDQRAFQLALELSMLNFGETLPSTNPLASPLGFAPPPDDRTKKSQNMTECVPVPSSEHVAEIVGRQDNTNK